In Candidatus Flexicrinis proximus, the genomic stretch GGGTAGCTTGCCTTTTGACGCGGTACCCGTAGACGGCACAAGCTGGCATCCGCACCTAAACCCGCCGCACATTAACCCGTCGGCTTTCGGACGGACGTTGCGCCCCCAAAATGACATGCGCCGCTTTTGTCCGGTGAGTGCTAAACATGACGCGCAATTCTCGTTCGCGAGGTCTATCACCCATTCGTATAGGGCATCGCGTGACGCGCTTTCGATGCCGCCATAGTAGGCCGGCAGTATCGACTTGTTAAACCACATCTCAGGCTTACCGGCGGCCTCTTCCTCGGTGACGCGCCCATCCTTGTAGATGGCTTCCGAGATGGCGCGCACGTAGGTGTACTGGTCCTTGATGTGCGTCACGATAAGCGCGTCGTCCTCTTCGGTGGGCAGGTCGTCAACGCCGCCATCGCGCATGCCGTCTACGTAGGCCTTATACGAGTAGGTCTGGATCATCGAGCGCATGCGCCCCTGGAATTGTGCCGACGTAATTGACCCTGCTACCGCCTCAAATAGCAGAGTTTCTACGGATAGTTCAAAATCGAGGCGCGTAGCCTGAATAGCTTTTGCGGCTATGACCGATAGGGCGAACGTCTTGACGTGCGGCGCGGTATCTTCAACGCCATACGCTTGCAGTCCTGTGCGGTACATCTCGACATAGGGCGCAACGTCGGACGGCAGTTCAGCCGGTACACGACCGCGCAGGACCGCGCCGACACGGGCGAATACCGTCACATCGTCATGCTTCAGGGCGTGCCGGATGTGGGCGCATAGGTCAGCGTCAATGTGTTCGGTTTCGAATTCGACACACTTGCGCGCGCCGCGTTTCTTAGCCTTGACGCGCCATGCTTCCAGTTCCTCGAGCGCCGTTTCCTGCGCCTTCGTGCGTACCGGCGGATTCACCGTGAGCGGTTCGCTGGCCTGGATAACGTCAGGCGTATTCTCTGGAAGTGCGGCGGGTTCTGCCGGGGTAGGCGGCTGCACAGTCACCGGCGCGGCTTGGGCGCGCGGCTCACGGTGCAGCACCTCGCGGTATTCGGCCTCGTCAATGACGCCATCGTGGAAGGCATCGCGCGTGGCAATCCGCGACTGCTCGTTGATATGCTGGTACGCGGTCAGGTCAAACCGGAAGTCCACCGGGGCTTTGCGCCGCATGTAGATCGCCGGTGCGATGCGCGTCCGCATAACGCCCTGGATGCGCCGCAGGATGCCCGTTACTGTTTCGTGGAAGTGCTT encodes the following:
- a CDS encoding phage portal protein, translating into MGQLTDTSKRLMQEYQSVFGETLNAIKSGGWGYASAGDVVDITRPADGVVWSKYGAASAVLMNVPIYRAIDKLVQTIAATPWEVVDGAGNVIGTSEDPDGKEPVTSLLHDYAWRNDGLPIFASWIEHLSITGESYIELVRDDNGLMVTALEFINSLSINPVSNNGLEIDYFQYQAAAEYFTLNRRDIIFDRYRSNLFTEVSGYSPVMAAIGSNTVGIMQAAGRAVMAYFNNDGLPGSMITPKDGRAEFSNVDRDNIRKALKENKKAGNKYSTGVFPYPMDVAIFDAPDLQKWTELIRSVEPKAFLALGVPRAIAGDSDSTTLQASPEDQKHFHETVTGILRRIQGVMRTRIAPAIYMRRKAPVDFRFDLTAYQHINEQSRIATRDAFHDGVIDEAEYREVLHREPRAQAAPVTVQPPTPAEPAALPENTPDVIQASEPLTVNPPVRTKAQETALEELEAWRVKAKKRGARKCVEFETEHIDADLCAHIRHALKHDDVTVFARVGAVLRGRVPAELPSDVAPYVEMYRTGLQAYGVEDTAPHVKTFALSVIAAKAIQATRLDFELSVETLLFEAVAGSITSAQFQGRMRSMIQTYSYKAYVDGMRDGGVDDLPTEEDDALIVTHIKDQYTYVRAISEAIYKDGRVTEEEAAGKPEMWFNKSILPAYYGGIESASRDALYEWVIDLANENCASCLALTGQKRRMSFWGRNVRPKADGLMCGGFRCGCQLVPSTGTASKGKLPRWQFAKSHGVELEVIHVNA